In Streptomyces roseifaciens, a single genomic region encodes these proteins:
- a CDS encoding phosphotransferase gives MTAQRTDAIARLAGPATVIADHSCPGTSTTVLRLRTPGGSQLILKTNTNEETFRRELYALTHWAPALHPHAPRLLDADEEQRHLLMTAVAGQSVNTLSLPPGEARQVYRQAGWLMRALHEAALPTVLIDALPTSGTSSPTAPNLLPPRRPRSPSRLLSCSRNSSPGPPFPPTSTSPPATSCGNQAYPLHGHPSLASSTSKPAATRPPAATSCASPSGPCGSITTSATHSSAATDATRPPRSTT, from the coding sequence ATGACCGCCCAGCGCACGGACGCGATAGCGCGCCTCGCCGGACCGGCCACCGTCATCGCCGACCACAGCTGTCCCGGCACCTCCACCACCGTCCTGCGACTGCGCACCCCCGGCGGCAGTCAGCTGATCCTCAAGACCAACACCAACGAGGAGACCTTTCGCCGCGAGCTGTACGCCCTCACCCACTGGGCGCCGGCCCTCCATCCGCACGCCCCCCGCCTCCTGGACGCCGACGAGGAGCAGCGCCACCTGCTGATGACCGCCGTCGCTGGACAGTCGGTCAACACCCTCTCCCTGCCTCCGGGCGAGGCTCGGCAGGTGTACCGACAGGCAGGCTGGCTCATGCGCGCGCTCCACGAAGCCGCACTCCCCACCGTCCTGATCGACGCGCTGCCTACATCCGGCACCAGCTCGCCGACGGCACCGAACCTCTTACCGCCGCGGAGGCCACGCTCGCCCTCGAGGCTCTTGTCCTGCTCGAGGAACTCCAGCCCTGGCCCGCCGTTCCCTCCCACCTCGACTTCACCTCCCGCAACCTCCTGTGGGAACCAGGCCTACCCGCTTCACGGACACCCCAGCTTGGCGTCATCGACTTCGAAACCAGCCGCTACGAGGCCGCCGGCCGCGACTTCCTGCGCATCACCCAGCGGACCCTGCGGATCAATCACGACCTCCGCCACGCATTCTTCAGCGGCTACGGACGCAACCCGACCCCCCAGGAGCACTACCTGA
- a CDS encoding oxidoreductase, translating into MSDTKTFLITGVSTGLGRALACAALAAGHRVVGTVRTPADARAFEALAGDAHARILDVTDHDAVDTVVNETERDLGPVDVLVANAGYGHDGLFEESSMDDLRRQFEVNVYGTVAVIKAVLPHMRERRSGHIIAVTSMGGLITMPGLSFYHGSKFAVEGILETLGKEVADFGIHVTAVEPGSFRTDWAGRSMTRAPRAIADYDELFEPLRARRVHGNGRQPGDPDKAAAAVLQIVAADQPPTRLLLGTDALRLVQAGRDTFERDMLAWAELSASTDFDDVSRSA; encoded by the coding sequence GTGTCGGACACCAAGACATTCCTGATCACCGGCGTCAGCACCGGCCTGGGTCGCGCACTCGCGTGCGCGGCGCTGGCCGCGGGCCACCGGGTGGTGGGCACGGTGCGCACGCCCGCCGACGCACGGGCCTTTGAGGCGCTCGCCGGCGACGCGCACGCCCGCATCCTGGACGTGACCGACCACGACGCGGTGGACACGGTCGTGAACGAGACCGAGCGCGACCTGGGCCCGGTCGACGTACTCGTCGCCAACGCCGGGTACGGCCATGACGGCCTCTTCGAGGAGTCGTCGATGGATGACCTTCGCCGTCAGTTCGAGGTGAACGTCTACGGAACCGTGGCGGTGATCAAGGCCGTGCTGCCGCACATGCGGGAGCGCCGTTCGGGCCACATCATCGCCGTCACCTCGATGGGCGGGCTGATCACCATGCCGGGCCTCAGCTTCTACCACGGCAGCAAGTTCGCGGTGGAGGGCATCCTCGAAACGCTCGGCAAGGAGGTCGCCGATTTCGGCATCCATGTCACCGCCGTCGAGCCGGGCAGTTTCCGGACCGACTGGGCCGGCCGCTCGATGACCCGCGCACCCCGTGCGATCGCCGACTACGACGAGCTGTTCGAGCCGCTGCGCGCCCGGCGCGTCCACGGCAACGGGCGCCAGCCGGGCGACCCGGACAAGGCCGCGGCCGCGGTGCTGCAGATCGTGGCGGCCGACCAGCCGCCGACGCGCCTGCTGCTCGGCACCGACGCGCTTCGGCTCGTCCAGGCCGGACGCGATACCTTCGAGCGCGACATGCTGGCATGGGCCGAGCTGTCGGCCTCCACCGACTTCGACGACGTCAGCCGGTCCGCCTGA
- a CDS encoding helix-turn-helix transcriptional regulator: MDRNTALGEFLRSRRARITPRQAGLSDDGGTRRVPGLRREEIAQLAGVSVDYYVRLERGRRLNVSETVLDAISRALRLDPVERTHLFQLAKPAAGRPRRTATRPQPVRPGLRDLLRILEHTPALVLGRRLDVLASNPMARALLTDFDALPHRERNLVRFMFCDETARSLYTHWDTHAQDIVASLRRDAGRHPHDPLLAELVGELSITDEDFRRWWADQNVYRHTHGTKHFHHPIAGPLTLQYESLTLPADPDQRLSVYTAEAGSSSEEALRLLAAWIRQPETSHEQQHADH; this comes from the coding sequence ATGGACCGCAACACAGCTCTCGGTGAGTTCCTCCGCTCCCGGCGGGCACGGATCACCCCGCGCCAAGCGGGCCTGTCCGACGACGGCGGCACTCGGCGAGTGCCAGGACTGCGCCGCGAAGAGATCGCGCAACTGGCGGGCGTGAGCGTCGACTACTACGTACGCCTGGAACGCGGACGCCGACTGAACGTCTCCGAGACCGTGCTGGACGCCATCTCCCGCGCCCTACGCCTCGACCCCGTCGAACGCACCCATCTCTTCCAACTCGCCAAGCCCGCCGCAGGCAGACCCCGCCGCACGGCGACGCGCCCGCAGCCGGTCCGCCCGGGGCTGCGCGACCTGCTCCGGATCCTCGAGCACACCCCCGCCCTTGTCCTGGGCCGGCGACTGGACGTACTTGCGTCCAACCCGATGGCACGCGCGCTGCTCACCGACTTCGACGCGCTGCCGCACCGCGAGCGGAACCTGGTGCGGTTCATGTTCTGCGACGAGACCGCCCGCTCGCTGTATACCCACTGGGACACCCACGCCCAGGACATTGTCGCCTCGCTCAGGCGCGACGCCGGACGCCATCCCCACGATCCGCTGCTGGCCGAACTCGTCGGCGAACTCTCGATCACGGACGAGGACTTCCGCCGCTGGTGGGCCGACCAGAACGTGTATCGGCACACGCATGGCACCAAACACTTCCACCACCCGATCGCCGGCCCGCTCACCCTCCAATACGAGTCCCTCACCCTGCCCGCCGACCCGGACCAGCGGCTGAGTGTCTACACCGCCGAGGCAGGCTCCAGCTCCGAAGAGGCGCTTCGGCTACTGGCCGCGTGGATACGGCAGCCCGAGACCTCGCACGAGCAGCAGCACGCAGATCATTAG
- a CDS encoding DUF6192 family protein, protein MSETIGSVPCERFEVLVDRSVELVRVMSGCQFSLGDVALEIASLRSHGGDMTLGEDELGVEGALREFAQAIGLSFHTVRTYRWVAARWPKDQRQEGVSFEVHRILASAPDAYELIKSPPVNERTGRSQWSGDAAKRAAGWSTATPVTVEEKVEAIRDLAADETVAALAACDLLRRPEVAFKAMQDRQARDLVNHAQFDQAEFVEDEGEEDWWDEPEAEDDGGGDDCDPARIVRGFHRAMEFTDLIGVCQGFVAGASRLVPKLRGREFTESQLGLVTRQLEKVRARADWIETAVSTGRVDLDEALAELLRGQ, encoded by the coding sequence GTGTCCGAGACGATCGGCAGTGTGCCGTGTGAGCGATTCGAGGTTCTGGTGGACCGGTCGGTGGAGCTGGTCCGGGTGATGTCGGGGTGCCAGTTCTCGCTGGGGGACGTCGCGCTGGAGATCGCTTCGCTGCGTTCCCACGGCGGGGACATGACGCTGGGCGAGGACGAGCTCGGGGTGGAGGGCGCCTTACGTGAGTTCGCCCAGGCGATCGGGCTCTCCTTCCATACCGTGCGCACGTATCGGTGGGTGGCCGCGCGGTGGCCGAAGGACCAGCGGCAGGAGGGGGTGTCCTTCGAAGTGCACCGGATTCTGGCGTCGGCGCCGGACGCGTACGAGCTCATCAAGAGTCCGCCGGTCAATGAGCGGACGGGCCGCAGCCAGTGGAGCGGGGACGCGGCGAAGCGGGCCGCGGGCTGGTCGACCGCGACGCCGGTGACGGTGGAGGAGAAGGTCGAAGCCATCCGGGACCTCGCGGCCGACGAGACGGTGGCGGCCCTGGCGGCCTGTGATCTGCTGCGCCGGCCGGAGGTGGCTTTCAAGGCGATGCAGGACCGGCAGGCCAGGGATCTGGTGAACCACGCCCAGTTCGACCAGGCCGAGTTCGTCGAGGACGAGGGCGAGGAGGACTGGTGGGATGAGCCCGAGGCCGAGGACGACGGGGGCGGGGACGACTGTGATCCGGCCCGGATCGTGCGGGGCTTCCACCGGGCGATGGAGTTCACCGACCTGATCGGGGTCTGCCAGGGATTTGTTGCCGGGGCGAGCCGGCTGGTGCCGAAGCTGCGCGGCCGGGAGTTCACCGAGTCGCAGCTTGGTCTCGTGACGCGGCAGCTGGAGAAGGTCAGGGCGAGGGCCGACTGGATCGAGACGGCGGTTTCCACGGGCAGGGTGGATCTGGATGAGGCCCTGGCCGAGCTGCTGCGGGGCCAGTAG